One segment of Takifugu rubripes chromosome 5, fTakRub1.2, whole genome shotgun sequence DNA contains the following:
- the LOC101077477 gene encoding polycomb protein suz12-like isoform X2, whose protein sequence is MRGEQETHSLASNLQLTFTGFFHKAGKLSQDSENEQNSVSLEVLLIKVCHKKRKDVSCPVKQVPAGKKQVPLNPDGGARLHAKPGTVPALLVPSSEFEPSNSHMVKSYSLLFRVSRPGCPRTQLNGLTNGESLHNRDFTEEAVNRKRRSSSLLEEGETTFVAQMTVFDKNRRLQLLDGEYEVSMQETEECPVNKKRATWETILDGKCLPPFESFSQGPTLQFTLRWTTDSSDRSTAPVAKPLATRNCETNQESRPSTLRAAHTLNVKESVNGEAHTRREQVPSELRQKLRIFYQFQYNNNTRQQTEARDDLHCPWCTLNCRRLYSLLKHLKLSHSRFNFNYVPHPKGAKIEVSINESYDGSYAGNPQDIHNQPGFAFSRNGPVKRTAVTHVLTCRPKRTKARLSEFLESEDGEQEQQRTYISGHNRLYFHSDSCVPLRPQEMDVDSEDERDPDWLKEKTSKQIEEFTDVNEGEKEIMKLWNRHVMKRGFIADNQMNEACLLFAEHHGAHIVHNNLCRNFLLHLISMHDFNLINTLTIDRAMARLRLTQNQASQRDKEEEEDEEEEDWETAVESQPELDPDPDPDAPEAGNGCLENGNVGQKRRADTKQSQADP, encoded by the exons atgagaggCGAACAGGAGACCCACAG CTTGGCCTCTAACCTCCAGCTCACCTTTACTGGCTTTTTCCACAAAGCTG GGAAACTATCTCAGGACAGTGAGAACGAGCAGAACTCTGTGTCTCTGGAGGTTCTGCTGATCAAAGTTTGTCACAAGAAGAGGAAG GATGTCAGTTGTCCAGTGAAGCAGGTCCCTGCAGGGAAAAAGCAGGTTCCTCTGAACCCAGACGGCGGCGCCAGACTTCACGCAAAGCCGGGCACCGTTCCTGCCCTGCTGGTTCCCAGCAGCGAGTTTGAACCCAGCAACTCTCACATGGTCAAGTCGTACTCGCTGCTCTTCAGGGTGTCGAGGCCGGGGTGCCCACGGACGCAGCTGAACGGACTGACCAACGGCGAGAGTCTCCACAACAGAG ATTTTACAGAGGAAGCTGTAAACAGGAAGCGGAGGAGCTCCTcgctgctggaggagggagaaaccACGTTTGTGGCTCAGATGACCGTCTTTGATAAAAACAG acggctgcagctgctggacggAGAGTACGAGGTGTCCATGCAGGAGACCGAGGAGTGTCCCGTGAACAAGAAGAGGGCCACCTGGGAGACCATCCTGGATGGAAAG tgtTTGCCTCCGTTTGAGAGCTTCTCTCAGGGTCCCACCCTGCAGTTCACCCTGCGCTGGACCACCGACTCCTCCGACCGCTCCACCGCGCCCGTGGCCAAACCGCTGGCCACCCGCAACTGCGAGACCAACCAGGAGTCCAGACCCAGCACCCTGAGGGCCGCACACACCCTGA atgttaaaGAGTCCGTGAACGGTGAAGCCCACACCAGAAGAGAGCAAGTCCCCTCTGAGCTGCGACAGAAGCTCCGCATCTTCTACCAG TTCCAGTACAACAACAACACCCGGCAGCAGACGGAGGCCAGAGATGACCTCCACTGCCCCTGGTGCACGCTCAACTGCAGGAGGCTCTACAGTCTGCTCAAACACCTCAAGCTCTCACACTCCCGCTTCAACTTCAACTACGTG CCTCATCCCAAAGGAGCCAAGATTGAAGTTTCCATCAACGAGAGCTACGATGGCTCGTATGCCGGGAACCCGCAGGACATCCACAACCAACCGGGCTTCGCCTTCAGCAGGAACGGGCCGGTGAAGAGGACGGCCGTCACCCACgtcctcacctgcag ACCTAAAAGAACAAAGGCGAGACTGTCTGAGTTCCTGGAGTCGGAGGACggtgagcaggagcagcagaggacgtACATCAGTGGACACAACCGCCTGTACTTCCACAGCGACAGCTGTGTGCCGCTGCGCCCTCAGGAGATGGACGTGGACAGCGAGGACGAAAGGGACCCGGACTGGCTCAAGGAGAAGACCTCCAAG CAAATCGAGGAGTTCACCGACGTCAacgagggggagaaggagatcatgaagctgtggaaccgCCACGTCATGAAGCGCGG CTTCATAGCCGACAACCAGATGAACGAGGCGTGTCTGCTGTTCGCCGAGCACCACGGCGCCCACATCGTCCACAACAACCTGTGTCGCAACTTCCTGCTGCACCTCATCAGCATGCACGACTTCAACTTGATCAACACGCTGACCATCGACCGGGCCATGGCCCGACTCCGCCTCACCCAGAACCAGGCCTCCCAgagggacaaggaggaggaggaagacgaggaggaggaggactgggagACGGCCGTAGAGTCGCAGCCTGAGCTGGATCCGGATCCGGATCCCGATGCACCCGAGGCCGGCAACGGCTGCCTGGAGAATGGAAACGTGGGGCAGAAGAGAAGAGCCGACACCAAACAGAGCCAAGCGGATccgtga
- the LOC101077477 gene encoding polycomb protein suz12-B-like isoform X1 has protein sequence MAPQKQNSAAGNHLVAFGSGGRANGLYQSSSAAMAAAKKPNLQHIQADHELFLQAFEKPTQIYRFLRTRNLIAPIFLHRTLTYMSHRNSRNNAKRKSTKVDNLLFKVEKMRGEQETHSLASNLQLTFTGFFHKAGKLSQDSENEQNSVSLEVLLIKVCHKKRKDVSCPVKQVPAGKKQVPLNPDGGARLHAKPGTVPALLVPSSEFEPSNSHMVKSYSLLFRVSRPGCPRTQLNGLTNGESLHNRDFTEEAVNRKRRSSSLLEEGETTFVAQMTVFDKNRRLQLLDGEYEVSMQETEECPVNKKRATWETILDGKCLPPFESFSQGPTLQFTLRWTTDSSDRSTAPVAKPLATRNCETNQESRPSTLRAAHTLNVKESVNGEAHTRREQVPSELRQKLRIFYQFQYNNNTRQQTEARDDLHCPWCTLNCRRLYSLLKHLKLSHSRFNFNYVPHPKGAKIEVSINESYDGSYAGNPQDIHNQPGFAFSRNGPVKRTAVTHVLTCRPKRTKARLSEFLESEDGEQEQQRTYISGHNRLYFHSDSCVPLRPQEMDVDSEDERDPDWLKEKTSKQIEEFTDVNEGEKEIMKLWNRHVMKRGFIADNQMNEACLLFAEHHGAHIVHNNLCRNFLLHLISMHDFNLINTLTIDRAMARLRLTQNQASQRDKEEEEDEEEEDWETAVESQPELDPDPDPDAPEAGNGCLENGNVGQKRRADTKQSQADP, from the exons ATGGCTCCACAGAAGCAGAACTCCGCAGCTGGAAACCACCTGGTGGCTTTTGGGTCTGGTGGGAGAGCTAACGGGCTGTACCAGTCGTCATCGGCGGCGATGGCTGCAGCCAAAAAGCCGAACCTGCAACACATTCAAGCCGACCACGAGTTGTTCCTGCAGGCCTTCGAGA AGCCAACCCAAATCTACAGGTTCCTCCGCACCAGAAACCTGATCGCT CCTATATTCTTGCACAGGACACTTACCTACATGTCCCACAGAAACTCAAGGAATAACGCCAAAAG GAAAAGCACCAAGGTTGACAATCTGTTGttcaaggtggagaagatgagaggCGAACAGGAGACCCACAG CTTGGCCTCTAACCTCCAGCTCACCTTTACTGGCTTTTTCCACAAAGCTG GGAAACTATCTCAGGACAGTGAGAACGAGCAGAACTCTGTGTCTCTGGAGGTTCTGCTGATCAAAGTTTGTCACAAGAAGAGGAAG GATGTCAGTTGTCCAGTGAAGCAGGTCCCTGCAGGGAAAAAGCAGGTTCCTCTGAACCCAGACGGCGGCGCCAGACTTCACGCAAAGCCGGGCACCGTTCCTGCCCTGCTGGTTCCCAGCAGCGAGTTTGAACCCAGCAACTCTCACATGGTCAAGTCGTACTCGCTGCTCTTCAGGGTGTCGAGGCCGGGGTGCCCACGGACGCAGCTGAACGGACTGACCAACGGCGAGAGTCTCCACAACAGAG ATTTTACAGAGGAAGCTGTAAACAGGAAGCGGAGGAGCTCCTcgctgctggaggagggagaaaccACGTTTGTGGCTCAGATGACCGTCTTTGATAAAAACAG acggctgcagctgctggacggAGAGTACGAGGTGTCCATGCAGGAGACCGAGGAGTGTCCCGTGAACAAGAAGAGGGCCACCTGGGAGACCATCCTGGATGGAAAG tgtTTGCCTCCGTTTGAGAGCTTCTCTCAGGGTCCCACCCTGCAGTTCACCCTGCGCTGGACCACCGACTCCTCCGACCGCTCCACCGCGCCCGTGGCCAAACCGCTGGCCACCCGCAACTGCGAGACCAACCAGGAGTCCAGACCCAGCACCCTGAGGGCCGCACACACCCTGA atgttaaaGAGTCCGTGAACGGTGAAGCCCACACCAGAAGAGAGCAAGTCCCCTCTGAGCTGCGACAGAAGCTCCGCATCTTCTACCAG TTCCAGTACAACAACAACACCCGGCAGCAGACGGAGGCCAGAGATGACCTCCACTGCCCCTGGTGCACGCTCAACTGCAGGAGGCTCTACAGTCTGCTCAAACACCTCAAGCTCTCACACTCCCGCTTCAACTTCAACTACGTG CCTCATCCCAAAGGAGCCAAGATTGAAGTTTCCATCAACGAGAGCTACGATGGCTCGTATGCCGGGAACCCGCAGGACATCCACAACCAACCGGGCTTCGCCTTCAGCAGGAACGGGCCGGTGAAGAGGACGGCCGTCACCCACgtcctcacctgcag ACCTAAAAGAACAAAGGCGAGACTGTCTGAGTTCCTGGAGTCGGAGGACggtgagcaggagcagcagaggacgtACATCAGTGGACACAACCGCCTGTACTTCCACAGCGACAGCTGTGTGCCGCTGCGCCCTCAGGAGATGGACGTGGACAGCGAGGACGAAAGGGACCCGGACTGGCTCAAGGAGAAGACCTCCAAG CAAATCGAGGAGTTCACCGACGTCAacgagggggagaaggagatcatgaagctgtggaaccgCCACGTCATGAAGCGCGG CTTCATAGCCGACAACCAGATGAACGAGGCGTGTCTGCTGTTCGCCGAGCACCACGGCGCCCACATCGTCCACAACAACCTGTGTCGCAACTTCCTGCTGCACCTCATCAGCATGCACGACTTCAACTTGATCAACACGCTGACCATCGACCGGGCCATGGCCCGACTCCGCCTCACCCAGAACCAGGCCTCCCAgagggacaaggaggaggaggaagacgaggaggaggaggactgggagACGGCCGTAGAGTCGCAGCCTGAGCTGGATCCGGATCCGGATCCCGATGCACCCGAGGCCGGCAACGGCTGCCTGGAGAATGGAAACGTGGGGCAGAAGAGAAGAGCCGACACCAAACAGAGCCAAGCGGATccgtga
- the LOC101078132 gene encoding pentraxin fusion protein-like, whose amino-acid sequence MRPVVFLLVAVLSTTLAEGGGVKSLVFPSESSNSYVEMIPQSPLRLEAFTLCMRVATELQGEREIILFAYRTQDYDELNVWRELDGRLSFYLSGEGVFFQVPQLGSLQSHLCFTWDSSTGAANVFMDGKKSLTKIYKKGHTIRPGGRVILGQDPDNYLGSFDAKQSLVGEIYDVNMWDSVLPGSVIEDLFTGIRAPRGNVFDWESTQLKINGNVHVVTDEL is encoded by the exons ATGAGGCCTGTGGTGTTCCTTCTTGTTGCCGTCCTCTCCACAACGTTGGCAG AGGGTGGCGGTGTTAAAAGCTTGGTGTTCCCCTCCGAGTCCAGCAACAGCTATGTGGAGATGATTCCGCAATCCCCCCTCAGACTGGAGGCGTTCACTCTGTGCATGCGAGTGGCCACTGAGCTCCAAGGCGAGCGTGAAATCATCTTGTTCGCGTACCGCACTCAAGACTACGATGAGCTGAATGTGTGGCGTGAGTTGGATGGCAG ATTATCCTTCTACTTGAGTGGAGAAGGAGTGTTCTTCCAAGTTCCTCAGCTTGGCTCCTTGCAGAgccacctgtgtttcacctgggATTCCAGCACGGGAGCAGCAAATGTCTTCATGGATGGGAAGAAAAGCTTGACCAAAATTTACAAGAAGGGTCACACCATCCGGCCAGGGGGCAGAGTGATCCTTGGACAAGATCCAGACAATTACTTGGGTAGCTTTGATGCCAAACAGAGCCTGGTTGGTGAGATCTACGACGTTAATATGTGGGACTCGGTACTCCCAGGGAGCGTCATCGAGGACTTGTTCACTGGGATAAGAGCTCCAAGAGGGAATGTTTTTGACTGGGAGAGCACACAGCTGAAGATTAATGGCAACGTGCATGTTGTTACTGATGAGCTGTAA
- the tsen54 gene encoding tRNA-splicing endonuclease subunit Sen54, whose amino-acid sequence MSDQNTKDVEEKLYSEILSPCELFAARSRSHKIPIRGQKDFFPNDSEHQKQRLEQSLKEHWSLLAEERVERLRNLAKANWIPSEQIVELQTPAGKFWQTMGFSSEGKQRLLPEEALYLMECGNLQVFYQDLPFSIQDGYESFLSPSTVSLQQYQVFAHLKRLGYVVHRFDPSLVPSSYTRQLNLPLSRDRAGRQLKRKRSASPPATSSQAEEQSQSTGDRMQEDKRHLAAPAGSSGTARRTWWDTDDHMERTKRQPDSAPPHWRFSSIHFPDLGSTETPLLTSPDPSLLPGPFPVGGCDIAPWRQKINLRKVKMSAKDQERDEDKHRHQRDINKDREVQQCRNWAEYRELLVRRGRRPTRRHECLWNREVTPLHDPRHPIPTAELLEKIRVTQSTHLLEGVSSIKGSDEWRICFNVYQPDLVAGFKKSNPGKPYTRMCVCSFDGPVPDLRAIKLLTFQSGDVPVVIAVVDQGDISFYTFKDFQLPVDVYP is encoded by the exons ATGTCGGACCAAAACACGAAGGACGTGGAAGAAAAGCTTTATAGTGAAATTTTAAg TCCCTGTGAGCTGTTTGCAGCCCGGTCCAGGAGTCACAAAATCCCAATCAGAGGCCAGAAAGATTTCTTCCCCAACGACTCAGAGCATCAAAAACAGCGACTTGAGCAGAGTCTTAAGGAGCACTGGAGCCTTTTAGCAGAGGAGCGAGTGGAGAGACT AAGAAACCTTGCCAAGGCCAACTGGATCCCAAGTGAGCAGATTGTAGAGCTTCAGACTCCAGCT GGCAAGTTTTGGCAGACAATGGGCTTCTCTTCTGAAGGCAAACAGCGTCTCCTCCCTGAAGAAGCTCTCTACCtgatggagtgt GGAAACCTGCAGGTGTTTTACCAGGACCTGCCGTTCTCCATCCAGGACGGGTATGAGAGCTTTCTGTCCCCGAGCACAGTGAGCCTCCAGCAGTATCAG GTTTTTGCGCATCTGAAGCGGCTCGGCTATGTGGTGCACAGATTTGATCCCAG TTTGGTGCCGTCGTCCTACACGAGACAACTGAACCTGCCTCTGTCACGAGACAGAGCGGGGAGGCAGCTGAAGCGGAAGCGCAGCGCCAGCCCACCCGCTACATCCAG TCAAGCTGAAGAACAGAGCCAATCCACAGGTGACAGAATGCAGGAGGATAAAAGACACCTGGCTGCACCTGCAGGGTCCTCCGGAACTGCCCGCAGAACCTGGTGGGACACAGACGACCACATGGAACGAACCAAGCGCCAGCCTGATTCTGCTCCCCCTCACTGGCGTTTCAGCTCCATCCACTTTCCTGACCTGGGCTCCACAGAGACCCCTCTCTTGACCTCACCAGATCCCTCTCTGCTTCCCGGGCCTTTTCCTGTAGGGGGCTGTGATATCGCCCCctggagacagaaaataaaCCTGCGCAAGGTGAAGATGTCTGCGAAGGATCAGGAGAGGGACGAGGACAAGCACAGGCACCAGAGGGACATCAACAAGGACAGAGAG GTCCAGCAGTGCAGAAACTGGGCAGAATATCGAGAGCTGctggtgaggagggggagaaggccAACACGTCGACACGAGTGCCTTTGGAACAGGGAGGTCACACCCTTACATGACCCACGGCATCCGATCCCCACAG CGGAGCTGTTGGAAAAGATCCGTGTGACCCAGTCTACACATTTGCTGGAGGGGGTGTCCAG CATAAAGGGTTCAGACGAGTGGAGGATCTGTTTCAATGTTTACCAGCCTGACTTGGTGGCAGGCTTTAAGAAGAGCAACCCGGGGAAACCGTACacccgcatgtgtgtgtgcag TTTCGACGGTCCCGTTCCCGACCTGCGGGCTATCAAGCTGCTGACCTTCCAGAGCGGAGACGTCCCCGTGGTCATTGCGGTCGTGGACCAAGGAGACATCTCCTTCTACACCTTTAAAGACTTCCAGCTGCCAGTTGACGTGTACCCCTAA
- the LOC105416499 gene encoding 5-hydroxytryptamine receptor 3A, with protein sequence MVALRVLALLALIAAICNGETADCSYVSLMKHLNLTSSSELPVMRPVKHWRTPTIVLIDMLLDGILEVDEKFQTVMSHISVYMKWKNEFLAWNSSVFCGMELLPVSLSLLWVPDIVIREDVSDTSSNYMSPLATLSSNGWVHSSLRHVLTSTCKLDLKLFPFDMQICNLSFGSMSFSDDIISMRARTNESTLFRLSEQTIVTHGEWALKNIDITLINETKVGFSQSALVYTITILRKPLLYVVNFIVPLFYLLILDLASFFISEARGEKLGFKITILLSISVLLLILKDILPSTEDNLPMIANFCVGIFALVGISVLEAMVVTFLSDLDGYCDQNYRRFADSSVEIELNDGSHIENDINAEVNKKGSHHQEGPSVSKLLNQILQEVKSAQQEVNRGAQTGPGFYKRVAHIFDCVFFTFYLMTVVVFLSYMYITWFHVYE encoded by the exons ATGGTGGCCCTGAGGGTTCTGGCCCTTCTGGCTCTGATTG CAGCCATTTGCAACGGCGAGACGGCCGACTGCTCCTATGTGTCTCTTATGAAGCATTTAAACTTAACATCCAGCAGTGAGCTGCCAGTCATGAGACCTGTGAAACACTGGAGGACCCCCACCATCGTTCTCATCGACATGTTACTGGATGGCATTTTAGAAGTG GACGAGAAGTTTCAAACCGTCATGAGTCACATTTCTGTTTACATG AAGTGGAAAAATGAATTCCTTGCTTGGAATTCCTCTGTCTTCTGTGGAATGGAACTGCTGCCCGTTTCGTTGTCGCTGCTCTGGGTACCGGATATCGTCATCAGAGAGGA TGTCTCGGATACTTCCAGCAACTATATGAGCCCTCTCGCCACCTTGTCATCCAACGGTTGGGTTCACTCGAGTTTGCGCCACGTGCTGACCTCCACCTGCAAGCTAGACCTCAAGTTGTTCCCGTTTGATATGCAAATATGTAACTTATCATTTGGATCCATGTCCTTCTCTG ATGACATCATAAGTATGCGGGCGCGCACTAATGAGTCGACGCTTTTTCGCCTCTCTGAGCAGACCATAGTGACACATGGAGAATGGGCTCTCAAAAATATTGATATTACCCTTATAAATGAGACCAAAGTCGGTTTTTCTCAAAGCGCGCTGGTTTACACG ATCACAATCCTCAGGAAACCTCTTCTTTACGTGGTCAATTTCATCGTACCCCTCTTCTACCTGCTGATCCTGGACTTGGCCTCCTTCTTCATCAGCGAGGCCCGAGGCGAAAAGCTAGGCTTTAAGATCACCATACTGTTGTCCATCTCTGTCTTACTGTTGATCCTGAAGGACATCCTTCCGTCCACGGAAGATAACCTGCCGATGATCG CCAACTTCTGCGTGGGCATCTTCGCCCTGGTGGGCATAAGTGTCTTGGAGGCCATGGTGGTGACCTTCTTATCTGACCTTGACGGTTATTGTGATCAGAACTATCGAAGATTTGCAGACAGCTCCGTGGAGATTGAACTGAATGATGGCAGTCACATTG AGAACGATATTAATGCTGAGGTAAATAAGAAGGGCTCCCACCATCAGGAGGGGCCCAGTGTGAGCAAGCTGCTGAATCAAATCCTGCAGGAAGTGAAGTCGGCGCAACAGGAAGTCAACAGAGGAGCTCAGACGGGGCCCGGCTTCTACAAAAGAGTGGCTCACATCTTCGACTGTGTCTTCTTCACCTTCTATTTAATGACTGTTGTGGTTTTTCTGTCATACATGTATATAACATGGTTTCATGTTTATGAATAA